Within the Flavobacterium sp. N502536 genome, the region CGATGACCATGACAAACAATAAATCAAAACTAATTATTCTTGAAGAAGAACAAGATGTAAATGGTAAATTCTCCGGTGTGGGAGGCGTCATCAATTTAGCCGATTACTTTACTTTTTAAGGAGTGAACGGGCAGGGTTGAAGAGTCAATATTTTTTTGGAATTAAAAATTAAAAAATGAAATACTCCTATTACAGTCGAATATTTATTTTTCTTTTGCTTTCTTTTTTAATCCTTTCCTGTGAAAGTGATGATACACCAATAATTTACAATAAAGACTCTAATGAGTATGTAAATGAATGGATGTACGATCAAATGAAAAAGTATTATCGTTGGAATACATCAATGCCGGCTCAGGGTAATTTAACTTTAAACTCTAAGGAGTATTTTAAAAAATTATTACAAAAAGAGGATGTTTATTCTTATGCTGTTCATCCTGCATTGCCCGACACTGCACCACAAAGTCTCAGACGGAGCTTTGGTTTTGATGTGTCTTTTGTCGAATTTGAAGGAAAATATTATGGTGTAATACTATATACATTGGCAGGTTCTCCGGCCAAAAACAGTGGTTTGCAAAGAGGTCAGTTGATCACTAAAATCGATGGAACAGTTGTGAACGCAGGAAACTATGAGCAATTGTATAAAAATATGGTAGGTGCAGCAAAATTAAATCTGGAGACGGTTTCATTTTCTTCAAAATCCGGTTTTTCGAATCCAAAAGAAATTTCAGTATTGCAGGGATTTAGTTTTTCTCAGCCCATTCCATATCAGGTTATTTCGGATAAAAATGCTAAGATTGGTTATGTTGAAATTCCACATTTTGATGTCGGCCAAGCACAACAATTTTTACAAATCTTTCAGGAACTAAAAAACAAATCGATTACTGAACTTGTCTTGGATTTAAGATACAATGGAGGAGGAGATATTGCATCTGCGACCGCGCTGAGCATTATCCTGGCTCCAAATATTAAAGCAACTGATCTTTTTATAAAATTTGAAGGAAATGCTAACGGGGGCAATGTCGATCAATCATTTGAGCAAGCCTTAAAAAGTAATGAGTCAAAAATAAGTTTTGATGCTTTGCGTGGTGTCCATCCGTCAATAAACAGAATATATATATTGTGTGGAAGCCGCACCGCATCTGCATCAGAGCTTATAATCAATAATCTGAAACCTTACATGAATGTAATTGCTTTAGGCGGAAAAACTTTTGGGAAAGATGTGGCAGGATTTCCAATAGAAGATGATCGGATTCCCGGAAGTAAAGGTTGGGTATTATATCCGTCTATTTATAAGTTGTTTAATTCCAGACATGAAGGGGGGTATTCTAAAGGAATAGATCCCAATATTTATACAGATGAATTTCAGGGATTAGAAGTTTTTCCTTTAGGCAATCGGTCAGAAATTCTGTTAAGTGCAGCATTGACAAACATCTCGGGAAATACCGGTAAAATGAAAGCTGCAGAATTGCGATTACTGACTTTGCCTAAAGCCTATGCTGATTCGGACCCATTATTACGTTTTAACCCTTAATATTTTTTAAATTTTAGTCAAATAGTAATGTTATTATGCAAGGAATAAATTCTAAAGAGCATCGGATCTTGCTGACCGCTTTTCATAAATTCGAACATCTTTCTACTGTTTATAAAAATAAAATTGAAGAGGCCGAAGATGCCAGAACGCGAAAAGCTATGGAAGAACTGGATGCTCTATATGATAAATTTCAGCTATTGTATACTGAGCTTGAAAAATGTACCAAGGCTTATGAGATCAAGAAAAAATCGACAAGAAGTCTCCTAAACAGAAGCGTTCGGAAATTAATTCCAATCGCACAAAACAATAAGGATTTGCCCCGTTAAATCATATTATTGGATTAGAAAACGTGACAGAAGTAAAAGCATATCAAACAAAAGCCTTTAGACATCGGAGTTTAAAGGCTTTTGGTTTTTAAAGTTTTTTGAGACTTCTACTGGCTTTGATTTAAAAACAATTATCCCTTTCATTTTGCATCGTTGAACTTATCATTTTGATAGGAATTAGCAAGTTGAAAATTAAGTAAAAATTTTAACTTATTGGTTATTAGTGTTTTGTTTCATGTTGAGTTGTTTTGGCACACCAATTGTATCTAAAGGGGAAATCGAGACCATAATTTTAAGGTATAAAGCATCACCATAAGATTAAGTTTGAAAACGAAAAGAGTTTTCCGGATTTGCTCAGAATAGTATAGATAAATGTAAAACACCGTAAAATAAAAGAGATGAAAGCAGATAAAATAAGAAAGAAGAACATCGAAAAACTGGGGATATCAAACAAAGGCATCAAACAAAAAGACAGAGTCATCAACCTAATGGTGTTTTCTATAGTATTCTTTATTGCACTTTTGATGATTTCGCAAATCGTATAAAACATATTTTAATTAAGATATTAAAAGAAGTAAAGCTCTCGACAACGATGAGTTTTACTTCTTTTGTTTTTACATAAAAATGGCCGAGGACCATACTCTTCGAACGGCAGTCTCAAAATGATAAAATCGTATCATTTTGAGGCGTTTTTTTTACAGTTAAAATAGCTGTTTTAAGTGTAATGTGCTGATTTTTATAGGTTTTGTTGCGGTTTAGATATAGTGAAAATCTATTGGTATGTAATTTGAATATTATGCATTGTGTCTCCATCTCCTAAAATAACAAGGACAGTAAGAAATAGGAGTTACACCAAATCATATGAGAACCATAGCATGTAAAATAGGCCCTACGGAGAGAAGCTTTATGCTTTCGAAACCCTTACCAACCCAAACAGTATTTTTACCGCTAAAAGAGGCAGAGGAATCCGGTGATTTTATTATTGAAAAAGCCCGACCTATTCATACCTTTTGGATAAAACAAATTTGTGAAGTAACACTTGCATCAGCCATAGCTCGCGGAACCGGAATTTCCGGACGCTCTCCCGAGCTGCTGGAAACAAAAATGAAAAAAGGAGAAGCTGTCATCGCTTTTGCATCAGATGGGAGATGGGCAGGCTTTTCTTTTATCTCTTCCTGGGAAAATGGCAACTATGTCTCTAATTCGGGATTAATTGTAGCTCCAGAATTCCGACATACCGGACTTGCTAAAAGGATTAAAAGAAAAATTTTTGAGCTTAGCCGACAGAAATATCCCGATGCCCGTATATTCAGCCTAACTACTGGTCTTGCTGTAATGAAAATGAATCATGAACTCGGTTTTGAACCCGTCACTTACTCCGAACTAACTTCAGACGAGACATTCTGGGAAAATTGTAAATCATGTGTAAACTGCCCGATTTTGATGAATAAGGACAGGAAAAACTGTTTGTGTACGGCTATGCTTTATGACCCCAAACAAAATGGAACTAAGATAGATCTGGTAAAAGATCTAGAGATTATGTAATAGTTCTACAAATATTGACTGGGGTTTCAATCTTAGGGATACAATACATTACCACGATCTAAATAATTTAAATTTCAAATTCCATTTCATAATCACAATTTTAATATCTAGGAAATGATAGACAAAATTTGCTAGTTTTACTGAAAAGTAAATTGTAATAAAAAAGAATAGTATACAGAATATGAAGGAACAACTTACTGAAATTATAAGGCAAGTTTATCAGAAACAAAACAGAAATCTATTTACATTTTTAACGGGTGCAGGAATTTCCGCAGAAAGCGGTATACCAACTTACAGAGGAGTAGATGGTATTTGGATAAAAGGAACTAAATTTCATAAACCAGAGGAGTTTGGAACATTTAAATATTTCAAAGAAAATCCCGAAGAGGTTTGGCAATACTCACTGTTTAGAAAAAAGATGTTTGAAAATGCTCAGGCCAATGAAAGCCATCATGAGATAGTTGCAATTGAAAATCTTTTACAAGACAGATTTCATTTAATAACTCAAAACATAGACAATCTGCACCGACGTGCCGGTAACGAAAGAATCTATGAAGTACATGGAAAAACCAGAGAAATTAAATGTTCGAATGGATGTAAAGGAATAGAAAATTTGCCTGCTGAAATTCAAGGCAAAGACATAGATGAAGATTTAACAGATAAAGATATCGAATTGCTAAAGTGCAAAGAATGCGGCAGCTGGATGAGACCAAATATTTTATGGTTTGACGAGTATTATGATGAAAAAACAAATAAAAAATTCAGTTCTTTAAAAATTGCTAAAAATTCAGGGGTTCTGTTTATTGTAGGAACTTCAGGAGCGACAAATTTGCCAATGGCAATCGCAGAAACCACATTGAAATATGGCGGAACAATCGTTGATATTAATACTGAGGATAATTTATTTACAGCGCTTATTAAAGACAAGAAAAATAAAATGATCATTCGTGAAACTTCA harbors:
- a CDS encoding GNAT family N-acetyltransferase gives rise to the protein MRTIACKIGPTERSFMLSKPLPTQTVFLPLKEAEESGDFIIEKARPIHTFWIKQICEVTLASAIARGTGISGRSPELLETKMKKGEAVIAFASDGRWAGFSFISSWENGNYVSNSGLIVAPEFRHTGLAKRIKRKIFELSRQKYPDARIFSLTTGLAVMKMNHELGFEPVTYSELTSDETFWENCKSCVNCPILMNKDRKNCLCTAMLYDPKQNGTKIDLVKDLEIM
- a CDS encoding SIR2 family NAD-dependent protein deacylase codes for the protein MKEQLTEIIRQVYQKQNRNLFTFLTGAGISAESGIPTYRGVDGIWIKGTKFHKPEEFGTFKYFKENPEEVWQYSLFRKKMFENAQANESHHEIVAIENLLQDRFHLITQNIDNLHRRAGNERIYEVHGKTREIKCSNGCKGIENLPAEIQGKDIDEDLTDKDIELLKCKECGSWMRPNILWFDEYYDEKTNKKFSSLKIAKNSGVLFIVGTSGATNLPMAIAETTLKYGGTIVDINTEDNLFTALIKDKKNKMIIRETSTEALKTIREILENIVKE
- a CDS encoding S41 family peptidase, encoding MKYSYYSRIFIFLLLSFLILSCESDDTPIIYNKDSNEYVNEWMYDQMKKYYRWNTSMPAQGNLTLNSKEYFKKLLQKEDVYSYAVHPALPDTAPQSLRRSFGFDVSFVEFEGKYYGVILYTLAGSPAKNSGLQRGQLITKIDGTVVNAGNYEQLYKNMVGAAKLNLETVSFSSKSGFSNPKEISVLQGFSFSQPIPYQVISDKNAKIGYVEIPHFDVGQAQQFLQIFQELKNKSITELVLDLRYNGGGDIASATALSIILAPNIKATDLFIKFEGNANGGNVDQSFEQALKSNESKISFDALRGVHPSINRIYILCGSRTASASELIINNLKPYMNVIALGGKTFGKDVAGFPIEDDRIPGSKGWVLYPSIYKLFNSRHEGGYSKGIDPNIYTDEFQGLEVFPLGNRSEILLSAALTNISGNTGKMKAAELRLLTLPKAYADSDPLLRFNP